The bacterium genome segment GACTTTCACGTATTTCCCCGCAACAAATGCACGCTGAACAGCTTGGCCCCGTCGAGCCAAACCCGTTCGGGCGTCCAGCCGGCCCGGGTGGCCAAGTCTTGGAACTCTTGGACCCGGTACTTGTAAGAGTTTTCGGTATGGATGGTCTCGCCGGGCTCGAAGTGCAGCGTCTCGTCGAAAATTCGGATGGTCTGACCCAGGAGGCTTTCGAGATGCATCTCGATTCGGCCGGCCGCTTCATTATAGAAGGCCCGGTGGCGGAAGGCCTCGAGCTTGAAGTTGGCGCCGCACTCGCGGTTGAGCCGGGCCAGCAGATTCTTGTTGAACATCGCGGTGACGCCCTGGGCGTCGTCGTAGGCCGGCTCCAGGATTTCCCGGTCCTTCTTCAAGTCGACGCCGATCAGGAGGCTGCCGCCGAGGCCGGCGGTTTCCCGGGCGTGGGCCAGGAATTTCACCGCCTCCTCGGGATCGAAGTTGCCGATCGAGGAGCCGGGGAAGAAGATGGCCTTACGTTCATAGCGGCCCTTCATCTTCGGTAATTTCAAGAAGTCGCTGAAGTCGGCCCGCAGGCCTTGCACCGGCAGGCCGGGATGGGCCGCGGCGACCTTGGCGCAGAGCTCGAGCAGGGGCTCGCGGCTGATGTCGATGGCCAGGTAGCCCCGAGGCCGTTCGAGGGCCGCCAGCAGGTAGAAGATTTTGGCCGAGTTGCCGCAGCCGAATTCGACCAGCTCGCAGTCGCTGCCCAGGGCCCCGGCGATCTCCGCGGCCTTGCTCTGGAGCAGCGAAGTCTCGGCTCGGGTCAAATAATACTCCGGCAATCGAGTGATGCGCTCGAAGAGCCAAGAGCCGACTTGATCGTAGAAGAACTTGGGCGCCACGCTCTTGGGCCGGCGCTGCATGCCGGCGATCGCTTCCTGCCACCAAGCCGCCTCCGGCGGATTGAGGTCGATGTATTCGAAATCGGACTTGGTTTCGCGGGTCTGGGGAACGTGATGCAGGCTCATAGATCCTCCGCCAGCCGCAGCCCGCTGCAAGCCCAGCGGGCCGAAGGTGGAAAGAAGTTGCGATAGGAAGCTCGGATGTGGCTCCGCGGCGTCAGGCAGGAGCCGCCGCGCAGGACCATTTGGTTGACCATGAATTTGCCGTTGTATTCGGCGAAGTTCCCGGCCATCGGTTTGAAGCCGGGGTAGGGCCGGTAAGCGCTGGCGGTCCATTCCCAGACGTCGCCGAAGAGCGCGGCCGGATTTTCGCCGGCCGGCGAAGCCGTTGGCCGCAGATTCCCGCTTTCCAAGAAATTTCCCTCGATCGCCCGGTCTTGCGCCGCGACTTCCCATTCGGCCTCGGTCGGAAGCCGTTTGCCGGCCCAACGAGCGTAGGCTTCGGCTTCGTAATAGCTGAGGTGGGACACCGGCGCGGCCAGCTCCAGCGGAATCCGGCCGCCCAGGCTCATCGTGTGCCAAGCGCCGCCGACTTTTTCCCAATAGAGCGGGGCCCGCCAAGCCTCGGCTTGGACCCGGTCCCAGCCGTCGGAGAGCCAGAGCTCGGGCCGGGAGTAGCCGCCGTCGCCGATGAATTCGAGGAACTCGCCTTGGGTCACCGGCCGGGAGGCCAGGCCGAAGGCTTCGAGAAAAACTCGGTGGCGGGGCCCCTCGTTGTCGTAAGCAAAGCCATCGCCGGCGAAGCCGATCTCGCGCAGGCCTTCGGGGTATTCCTTCCATTTCAGGCCCGGGGCGGGGTTCGAAGGCCGGTCCGGCGGCTCGCGGTAGACCGGCCGCAGCGGATTGGAGAAAAAGTTATGCAAGACATCCATCAAGAGCAGCTCTTGGTGCTGCTGTTCATGATGACAGCCCAGGGTGAGGGGAAAGCGAAGCTTGGTCTCGAAAGTCTTGGCGCTTTTTTCGAAGAGCTTCTCCATACAATCGTCGACGTAGCTTCGATATTGCAAAACTTCGCGCAAGGTCGGACGGGCGAGCAGGCCCCGCTCCGGCCGCGGCTGATGGCTGCCCAGCGATTTATAGTAGGAATTGAAGAGATAGGCGAAGTGGGGGGAGTAGGGCCGATAATCTCTTAAATGGGGCAGGAGGAGGAAGGTCTCGAAAAACCAGGTGCTGTGGGCCAGGTGCCACTTGGGCGGGCTGACGTCGGGCATCGACTGGATGCCGTAATCGTCCGGTTCCAGCGGCTCGCAGAGCTCGAGAGTGGTCCGGCGAATCTCGCGGAACCGCCGCTGAAGGCCCGGTGCCTCTTGAGGGCATCCTTCGGCTTGTATCCTCAACACCTTCATCGGCAAAATGTTATGCGTCCTTGCCTCTTCTGGCAATTTTTATATGATGCCGAACCATGTCCCCACTCCATACCGTGACTCTGATCGAAGGCGACGGGATCGGTCCCGAAATTTGCGCCGAAATGAAGAAGGTCGTCCTTGCCGCCGGCCTCAGGATCGACTTCAAGCCGGCCTTCGCCGGCCAGAAGGGGATCGAGCGCTGCAACGACACTTTGCCGGAACAAACCTTGAAGCTGATCAAAAAGACCAAGGTGGCGATCAAGGGGCCCTTGATGACGCCGATCGCCAAGGGTTTCGGCAGCATCAACGTCCTGCT includes the following:
- the egtD gene encoding L-histidine N(alpha)-methyltransferase; the protein is MSLHHVPQTRETKSDFEYIDLNPPEAAWWQEAIAGMQRRPKSVAPKFFYDQVGSWLFERITRLPEYYLTRAETSLLQSKAAEIAGALGSDCELVEFGCGNSAKIFYLLAALERPRGYLAIDISREPLLELCAKVAAAHPGLPVQGLRADFSDFLKLPKMKGRYERKAIFFPGSSIGNFDPEEAVKFLAHARETAGLGGSLLIGVDLKKDREILEPAYDDAQGVTAMFNKNLLARLNRECGANFKLEAFRHRAFYNEAAGRIEMHLESLLGQTIRIFDETLHFEPGETIHTENSYKYRVQEFQDLATRAGWTPERVWLDGAKLFSVHLLRGNT
- the egtB gene encoding ergothioneine biosynthesis protein EgtB encodes the protein MQAEGCPQEAPGLQRRFREIRRTTLELCEPLEPDDYGIQSMPDVSPPKWHLAHSTWFFETFLLLPHLRDYRPYSPHFAYLFNSYYKSLGSHQPRPERGLLARPTLREVLQYRSYVDDCMEKLFEKSAKTFETKLRFPLTLGCHHEQQHQELLLMDVLHNFFSNPLRPVYREPPDRPSNPAPGLKWKEYPEGLREIGFAGDGFAYDNEGPRHRVFLEAFGLASRPVTQGEFLEFIGDGGYSRPELWLSDGWDRVQAEAWRAPLYWEKVGGAWHTMSLGGRIPLELAAPVSHLSYYEAEAYARWAGKRLPTEAEWEVAAQDRAIEGNFLESGNLRPTASPAGENPAALFGDVWEWTASAYRPYPGFKPMAGNFAEYNGKFMVNQMVLRGGSCLTPRSHIRASYRNFFPPSARWACSGLRLAEDL